The following proteins come from a genomic window of Macadamia integrifolia cultivar HAES 741 chromosome 14, SCU_Mint_v3, whole genome shotgun sequence:
- the LOC122061137 gene encoding 60S acidic ribosomal protein P1-like, translating to MTVGEIACTYAALLLHDDGIAVTAEKIATVVKAANVAVESYWPSLFAKLVEKRNIEDLITNVGSGGGGAPVAVAAPTGGAGGGAAVAAAPAVEEKKEEPKEESDDDMGFSLFD from the exons ATGACCGTCGGAGAAATTGCTTGCACTTACGCTGCTTTGCTTCTCCATGACGACGGGATTGCCGTCACT GCGGAGAAGATCGCTACCGTGGTGAAAGCTGCGAATGTGGCGGTTGAATCCTACTGGCCGAGCTTGTTTGCTAAGCTGGTGGAAAAGAGGAATATTGAAGATCTCATTACGAATGTGGGTTCCGGCGGTGGCGGTGCTCCCGTTGCTGTTGCTGCCCCAACTGGAGGCGCAGGCGGTGGTGCTGCCGTCGCTGCCGCTCCTGCAGTTGAGGAGAAGAAG GAAGAACCCAAGGAAGAAAGCGATGATGACATGGGATTCAGCTTGTTTGATTAG
- the LOC122061627 gene encoding granule-bound starch synthase 1, chloroplastic/amyloplastic-like, whose translation MATVTASQFVSRSSHLNCGGASGPETKATWTQIGLRNQTMTHNGLRSLNKVDMIQITNAKAIAKQAGKKGFKTENDRRFRTIVCGKGMNLIFVGAEVGPWSKTGGLGDVLGGLPPAMAANGHRVMTVSPRYDQYKDAWDTEVLLEIKVGDKTETVRFFHCYKRGVDRVFVDHPMFLEKVWGKTGSKVYGPIAGEDYQDNQLRFILLCQAALEAPRVLNLNSSKHFSGPYGEDVVFIANDWHTALLPCYLKSMYKPRGIYKSAKVVFCIHNIAYQGRFAFSDFSILNLPDQYKSSFDFIDGYEKPVKGRKINWMKAGILESDRVVTVSPYYAEELVSGVEKGVELDNIIRKTGISGIVNGMDVQEWNPSKDKYIDIKYDATTVLDAKPLLKEALQAEVGLPVDRNIPVIGFIGRLEEQKGSDILAAAIPQFIGENVQIVVLGTGKKAMEKQLEQLEIKYPDNARGIAKFNVPLAHMIIAGADFMLIPSRFEPCGLIQLHAMRYGTAPIVASTGGLVDTVKEGFTGFQMGSFNVECDAVDPADVTAVATTIKRALRTYGTPALEEMITNCMAQDLSWKGPSKKWEQLLLSLEVSGSEPGIDGEEIAPLAKENVATP comes from the exons ATGGCGACCGTGACTGCATCACAATTCGTTTCTAGGAGCTCACACCTCAACTGCGGGGGAGCATCTGGCCCTGAGACCAAGGCAACATGGACACAAATTGGCCTCAGGAATCAAACAATGACTCACAATGGGTTAAGGTCTTTGAATAAAGTTGATATGATTCAGATAACCAATGCTAAGGCAATTGCAAAGCAAGCTGGAAAGAAGGGATTCAAAACTGAAAATGACAGGCGTTTTCGAACCATTGTATGTGGAAAAGGAATGAACTTGATCTTTGTGGGAGCAGAGGTTGGTCCATGGAGCAAAACCGGTGGACTTGGTGATGTTCTTGGAGGACTACCACCAGCTATGGCG GCCAATGGGCACCGAGTTATGACAGTCTCTCCACGCTATGACCAGTACAAGGATGCCTGGGATACAGAAGTTCTTCTTGAG ATTAAAGTTGGGGACAAAACTGAAACAGTTCGGTTCTTCCACTGTTACAAACGAGGAGTTGATCGTGTTTTTGTGGATCATCCTATGTTCCTTGAGAAG gTATGGGGAAAAACTGGTTCCAAGGTCTATGGTCCTATAGCTGGAGAGGATTATCAGGACAACCAACTCAGATTCATCTTGTTATGTCAG GCAGCTCTAGAAGCCCCAAGGGTTCTGAATCTCAACAGCAGCAAACATTTCTCTGGACCATATG GCGAGGATGTTGTGTTCATTGCCAATGACTGGCACACGGCTCTTCTCCCATGCTACCTGAAAAGTATGTATAAGCCTAGAGGGATTTACAAAAGTGCTAAG GTTGTTTTCTGCATTCACAACATTGCCTACCAAGGCAGATTTGCGTTCTCTGACTTCTCAATTCTCAATCTTCCGGATCAGTATAAGAGTTCTTTTGATTTTATAGATGG ATATGAGAAGCCtgtaaaaggaaggaaaattaATTGGATGAAGGCTGGAATATTAGAATCAGACAGGGTCGTCACTGTCAGCCCATATTATGCCGAAGAACTAGTTTCAGGCGTAGAGAAGGGTGTGGAGTTGGATAACATCATTCGCAAGACCGGAATTTCTGGTATTGTAAATGGGATGGATGTTCAAGAGTGGAACCCGTCTAAGGACAAATATATTGACATCAAATATGATGCTACAACT GTGTTGGATGCCAAACCTCTTTTGAAGGAAGCACTTCAAGCTGAGGTTGGGTTGCCTGTGGATAGAAATATCCCTGTCATAGGTTTCATCGGTAGACTTGAGGAGCAGAAAGGCTCAGATATCCTAGCAGCTGCAATTCCCCAATTTATCGGAGAGAATGTTCAGATTGTGGTCCTT GGTACAGGTAAAAAGGCAATGGAGAAACAACTTGAACAGTTGGAGATAAAATATCCCGATAACGCCAGGGGCATTGCAAAATTCAATGTTCCTCTGGCACATATGATCATTGCTGGGGCTGATTTTATGTTGATCCCAAGTAGGTTTGAACCATGTGGCCTCATTCAATTGCATGCCATGCGCTATGGAACG GCTCCTATAGTTGCATCGACTGGTGGACTTGTTGACACTGTGAAGGAAGGTTTCACAGGATTTCAGATGGGAAGCTTCAATGTAGAG TGTGATGCTGTTGATCCGGCTGATGTGACTGCTGTTGCGACAACCATTAAAAGGGCCCTTAGGACGTATGGTACTCCTGCTTTAGAAGAGATGATAACAAATTGCATGGCTCAAGATCTATCCTGGAAG GGACCTTCCAAGAAGTGGGAGCAGTTGCTATTGAGCTTGGAAGTTTCAGGAAGTGAACCTGGAATTGATGGTGAGGAAATTGCTCCCCTGGCGAAGGAGAATGTGGCCACTCCTTGA